One part of the Pecten maximus chromosome 9, xPecMax1.1, whole genome shotgun sequence genome encodes these proteins:
- the LOC117334737 gene encoding mesenchyme-specific cell surface glycoprotein-like, giving the protein MKLFIALSLLTGQTLAILNLTQISFTKLSGCQADNGNTVDAMFQYGAVKAAFEETYRMLYIIGRPPSGSTQKNGCLRIFSGLDSGQPTEQLSMQLDNPLDGELLSIAACSNAIALSFSGSNPVSEGHVRMYHPFQFGQSTLEPISNEHTFVGPYPKHMAFTSDCSKIVVANEGIPGVINGQLVDPNGAVSIITRNDGGNPSVSEVLFDVVNGDNTAAYQQRGVRYVYRGDSGFTNTLSQDLEPEFVAINVDDSKAYVILQENNALAVIDLLNNNLLDIYAFPEKNWANYQLDASDTDKQYQFGHYDVRSFAQPKVMLVTSLFSIPGDAIITANTGARKSFDFGSAGSFSEGTRLRTLMNDQALSPGISQALVDAINDNSRLGRLYASENDGKNINNNLIETIYFYGSRDMAMLSANSSGLFDLFSSGDELETSAAAQYNDVFNGDTTSTNSEPTSEMDSRSDDMGPEPMAMAGGSFGSSDIPFLISGSRNGIIYIFTLRTGFPALESLYRAGNQQGTWNTLYNNDQIGDNIISDMGTIEKGILSANPFIYVISEASGSFSIYEVREN; this is encoded by the exons ATGAAGCTGTTTATTGCTTTATCGCTGCTAACTGGGCAGACTTTGGCTATTCTGAACCTGACTCAGATCTCCTTCACCAAATTATCTGGATGTCAGGCCGACAACGGAAACACTGTCGATGCGATGTTTCAGTACGGAGCCGTTAAGGCAGCCTTCGAAGAGACCTACAGGATGCTGTACATAATAG GGCGTCCACCCAGCGGAAGTACACAAAAGAATGGCTGCTTGCGGATCTTCAGCGGCTTGGACTCAGGCCAGCCTACGGAACAGCTTTCTATGCAGCTTGATAACCCGTTAGATGGCGAACTACTAAGTATAGCTGCTTGTAGTAATGCCATTGCCCTGTCCTTTTCCGGAAGTAACCCTGTATCCGAGGGTCACGTGCGTATGTACCATCCATTCCAATTCGGTCAAAGCACACTGGAACCAATCTCAAACGAGCATACATTTG TTGGTCCATACCCTAAACACATGGCATTCACCAGTGACTGCAGTAAGATAGTGGTTGCAAATGAGGGTATTCCGGGTGTGATTAACGGCCAGCTGGTGGATCCCAATGGAGCAGTAAGCATCATCACTCGTAATGATGGAGGAAACCCCAGTGTGAGCGAAGTTCTATTTGACGTCGTTAACGG AGATAACACTGCTGCTTACCAACAGCGGGGTGTGCGGTATGTATACAGAGGTGACAGCGGGTTCACTAATACGTTATCTCAGGACCTGGAGCCGGAGTTTGTCGCTATCAATGTTGACGATAGCAAAGCGTATGTTATACTTCAG GAGAACAACGCTTTGGCTGTGATTGATCTGTTGAATAATAATTTGTTGGACATTTACGCCTTCCCAGAGAAAAACTGGGCCAATTACCAGCTGGATGCTTCAGACACGGACAAAC AGTACCAGTTCGGGCATTATGATGTGCGTAGCTTTGCTCAACCCAAAGTCATGCTTGTAACAAGTCTATTCTCTATCCCTGGCGATGCTATCATCACTGCAAACACGGGTGCCCGTAAATCCTTCGACTTTGGGAGTGCTGGCAGCTTTTCGGAGGGTACACGACTGCGAACACTAATGAATG ATCAAGCACTATCACCAGGGATCAGCCAGGCTTTGGTGGATGCTATCAATGACAACAGTAGATTAG GGAGATTGTACGCGAGTGAAAATGATGGAAAGAATATCAACAACAACCTCATCGAGACAATTTACTTCTATGGGTCACGTGACATGGCTATGTTATCCGCAAACTCGAGTGGACTCTTCGATCTGTTCAGCAGTGGGGACGAGTTGGAAACATCTGCCGCCGCGCAGTACAACGACGTGTTTAACGGCGACACAACTAGTACCAACTCTGAACCAACATCGGAGATGGACTCAAGATCAGACGATATG GGTCCAGAACCAATGGCCATGGCTGGTGGCTCGTTCGGATCATCGGATATCCCATTTCTTATATCCGGTAGCCGGAATGgcatcatatacatatttacactAAGGACAGGGTTCCCCGCACTGGAGAGCTTGTATCGAGCAGGGAATCAACAAGGCACATGGAATACTCTGTACAATAACGACCAGATCGGCGATAACATCATCTCCGACATGGG AACTATCGAGAAAGGTATCCTATCTGCCAATCCCTTCATCTATGTGATATCGGAGGCCTCCGGATCTTTTTCTATCTATGAAGTTAGAGAAAATTAA